One segment of Streptomyces sp. TG1A-8 DNA contains the following:
- a CDS encoding glycoside hydrolase family 3 N-terminal domain-containing protein — translation MSTAKRPLSRRGALLAGTAALAGGLGLAGRADAAVRPPWATRSPLTGLTPAQRAGQRVIYSYPGLTPPTQLMDAISGGRAAGVIFFGENIQSLSQIKGVIQKMNQANASAPVKAPLLLMTDQEGGMVRRLPGEPVLSAKDVGSSSDPRGEAAYTGTGAGENLAGVGMNVNLAPVLDVYRTAGDFEDQYERSYSTVPSVVGTCGSAFVTAQQNAGVAATAKHFPGLGPASASQNTDLRAVTLTTSASTLRSVDEVPYQAAISAGVKLVMLSWAIYPALDAARPAGLSPTVVGELRNRLGFRGVTITDALEAGALANYGGVAERAVAAAAAGMDLILCSARDSDQGHDAVAALRDALAAGTLDGAAFDAGALRVNALRNSLA, via the coding sequence ATGAGCACGGCAAAACGGCCCCTCAGTAGACGCGGCGCCCTGCTCGCCGGGACGGCGGCGCTGGCCGGCGGCCTCGGTCTGGCCGGCCGGGCGGACGCGGCCGTGCGCCCTCCCTGGGCGACGCGGTCGCCGCTGACCGGCCTGACCCCGGCCCAGCGCGCCGGGCAGCGCGTCATCTACTCCTACCCCGGGCTCACGCCCCCGACCCAGCTGATGGACGCCATCAGCGGGGGCCGCGCGGCCGGGGTGATCTTCTTCGGGGAGAACATCCAGAGCCTGAGCCAGATCAAGGGCGTCATCCAGAAGATGAACCAGGCGAACGCGTCCGCCCCCGTCAAGGCCCCGCTGCTCCTGATGACCGATCAGGAGGGCGGCATGGTGCGCCGTCTGCCCGGTGAGCCGGTGCTGTCCGCCAAGGACGTCGGCTCCTCGTCCGACCCGAGGGGGGAGGCGGCGTACACCGGCACGGGCGCGGGCGAGAACCTCGCGGGCGTCGGCATGAACGTCAACCTGGCGCCGGTGCTCGACGTGTACCGCACGGCCGGTGACTTCGAGGACCAGTACGAGCGGTCGTACAGCACGGTCCCGAGCGTGGTCGGCACCTGCGGCTCGGCGTTCGTCACCGCGCAGCAGAACGCCGGGGTGGCGGCCACCGCCAAGCACTTCCCCGGTCTCGGTCCCGCTTCGGCGAGCCAGAACACCGACCTGAGGGCCGTCACCCTCACCACGTCCGCGTCCACGCTGCGCAGCGTCGACGAGGTGCCGTACCAGGCGGCGATTTCCGCCGGGGTGAAGCTGGTCATGCTCTCCTGGGCGATCTACCCCGCACTGGACGCCGCCCGGCCCGCCGGCCTGTCCCCGACCGTGGTCGGTGAACTGCGCAACCGGCTCGGCTTCAGGGGTGTGACGATCACCGACGCCCTGGAGGCCGGGGCACTCGCGAACTACGGCGGCGTGGCGGAGCGCGCGGTGGCGGCCGCCGCGGCGGGCATGGACCTGATCCTGTGCTCGGCCCGCGACTCCGACCAGGGGCACGACGCCGTGGCCGCGCTGCGTGACGCCCTGGCGGCCGGCACCCTCGACGGGGCCGCCTTCGACGCGGGGGCGCTGCGTGTCAACGCCCTCCGCAACAGCCTGGCCTGA
- a CDS encoding GH25 family lysozyme yields the protein MFSRFLPAKSVQRRLTAAGVVGASVALSLGTAVGTASAKPLPSGGAVPLGQGYMGVGYVQDSKGFTPDSRQLHLEDAPGADLMANPAGIDVSHYQGAINWSAVRGAGIEFAWVKATEGTSYKDPNFSANYLNAYNAGVIRGAYHFARPDLSSGATQAAFFAGNGGAWSRDNLTLPGVLDIEGSCYGKSAASMQSWILDFYNTYKARTGRDVVIYTSPSWWNSCTGGWSGMSSRSPLWVAHWTTASSPNIPSGFPYWTVWQYSSTGSVSGVSGNVDRDRFSGDRSRLLALANNTP from the coding sequence TTGTTCTCCCGATTCCTTCCCGCGAAGTCCGTGCAGCGAAGACTCACTGCGGCCGGCGTCGTCGGCGCGAGCGTGGCGCTGTCCCTGGGCACGGCGGTGGGCACCGCCTCCGCGAAGCCGCTGCCGTCCGGCGGCGCCGTGCCGCTGGGCCAGGGTTACATGGGCGTCGGCTACGTCCAGGACAGCAAGGGCTTCACACCGGACAGCCGGCAGCTGCACCTGGAGGACGCGCCGGGCGCGGACCTGATGGCGAACCCCGCGGGCATCGACGTCTCCCACTACCAGGGCGCGATCAACTGGAGCGCGGTCCGCGGCGCGGGCATCGAGTTCGCCTGGGTGAAGGCGACCGAGGGCACCTCGTACAAGGACCCGAACTTCAGCGCCAACTACCTGAACGCCTACAACGCCGGCGTGATCCGGGGTGCGTACCACTTCGCGCGACCGGACCTCTCCAGCGGCGCGACACAGGCGGCCTTCTTCGCCGGCAACGGCGGTGCCTGGTCCCGCGACAACCTGACCCTGCCCGGCGTGCTGGACATCGAGGGCAGTTGCTACGGCAAGTCGGCCGCGTCGATGCAGTCGTGGATCCTGGACTTCTACAACACGTACAAGGCCCGCACCGGCCGCGACGTGGTGATCTACACCAGCCCGAGCTGGTGGAACTCCTGCACCGGCGGCTGGAGCGGCATGTCCTCCAGGAGCCCGCTGTGGGTCGCCCACTGGACCACCGCGAGCAGCCCGAACATCCCCAGCGGATTCCCGTACTGGACCGTCTGGCAGTACTCCTCCACGGGCTCGGTGAGCGGCGTCTCCGGGAACGTGGACCGCGACCGCTTCAGCGGCGACCGCTCGCGCCTGCTCGCCCTGGCCAACAACACCCCGTGA
- a CDS encoding transketolase: MTIAADDSRTYGHDDLYGLMGLMTGDEKHDPAATSTLDVLWVLYDRVLRVTAERRDDPARDRFLLSKGHGPMAYYAVLAAKGFVPVAWLPGFGSYDSPLGHHPDRVLVPGAEIGSGSLGHGLPIAVGTALGLRVQGLPGPAVWVLIGDGELDEGSNHEAIAFAGPAGLDRLHTVVVDNSSASHARPGGIAARFGAAGWSVMTVDGRDHDALYAAFTAPHPRRPHVVVARVEPKNA, encoded by the coding sequence ATGACGATCGCAGCGGACGACAGCCGTACGTACGGCCATGACGATCTGTACGGACTGATGGGACTCATGACGGGGGACGAGAAGCACGACCCCGCGGCCACCTCCACCCTCGACGTGCTGTGGGTGCTGTACGACCGGGTGCTGCGGGTCACGGCGGAGCGGAGGGACGACCCCGCCCGGGACCGGTTCCTGCTGAGCAAGGGGCACGGGCCGATGGCCTACTACGCGGTGCTGGCGGCGAAGGGCTTCGTGCCCGTCGCGTGGCTGCCCGGCTTCGGCTCGTACGACTCCCCGCTCGGGCACCACCCCGACCGGGTGCTGGTGCCGGGGGCCGAGATCGGCAGCGGGTCGCTCGGGCACGGGCTGCCGATCGCCGTGGGCACCGCGCTCGGGCTGCGGGTCCAGGGGCTGCCCGGGCCGGCCGTGTGGGTGCTGATCGGGGACGGCGAACTGGACGAGGGCAGCAACCACGAGGCGATCGCCTTCGCCGGACCGGCCGGGCTGGACCGGCTGCACACCGTCGTCGTCGACAACTCCTCCGCCAGCCACGCCCGGCCCGGCGGGATCGCCGCCCGGTTCGGGGCCGCGGGCTGGTCGGTGATGACCGTCGACGGGCGTGATCACGACGCGCTGTACGCCGCGTTCACCGCTCCCCATCCGCGGCGCCCGCACGTGGTCGTGGCCCGCGTCGAGCCCAAGAACGCCTGA
- a CDS encoding transketolase family protein: METMRDRFAPVVSRLLDEDPRVVVLLAEIGRDALTGAARRHPDRVINVGIREQLLVGAAAGLALTGLRPVVHTFASFLVERPFEQVKLDLGHQDTGAVLVSAAASFDWPAGGHTHMAPGDVALLDTLDGWTVHVPGHPDEAETLLRHAVAAGDDKVYVRLSLQSNRTGRAVDGARLRTLREGRAAVVVAVGPVLDAVLAATEGLDTTVLYATTVRPLDAAGLRRATRAAAADVVLVEPYLAGTSTAAVSEALTDVPHRVLGLGVGRRELRRYGTVEEHVAAHGLDAGSLRERITGFLGGRAAARG, translated from the coding sequence ATGGAGACCATGCGCGACCGTTTCGCCCCCGTCGTCTCCCGGCTGCTGGACGAGGACCCGCGGGTCGTGGTCCTCCTCGCCGAGATCGGCAGGGACGCCCTCACCGGGGCCGCGCGCCGTCACCCCGACCGGGTGATCAACGTCGGCATCCGCGAGCAACTGCTGGTCGGCGCCGCGGCCGGGCTGGCGCTCACCGGGCTGCGGCCCGTCGTCCACACCTTCGCCAGTTTCCTCGTGGAACGGCCCTTCGAACAGGTCAAACTGGACCTGGGGCACCAGGACACGGGGGCGGTGCTGGTGAGCGCGGCGGCCTCCTTCGACTGGCCGGCCGGCGGCCACACCCACATGGCCCCCGGTGACGTGGCGCTCCTGGACACCCTGGACGGCTGGACCGTACACGTCCCCGGGCATCCCGACGAGGCCGAGACGCTGCTGCGGCACGCCGTCGCCGCCGGTGACGACAAGGTGTACGTCCGGCTCTCGCTCCAGTCCAACCGGACCGGGCGGGCGGTCGACGGCGCGCGCCTGCGCACGCTCCGCGAGGGCCGGGCCGCGGTGGTCGTCGCGGTCGGGCCGGTCCTGGACGCCGTGCTCGCGGCCACGGAGGGCCTGGACACGACCGTGCTGTACGCGACGACCGTACGGCCCCTCGACGCGGCCGGGCTGCGCCGGGCCACCCGGGCGGCGGCCGCGGACGTCGTGCTGGTCGAGCCGTACCTGGCGGGGACGTCGACGGCCGCCGTGAGCGAGGCGCTCACCGACGTTCCGCACCGGGTGCTGGGACTCGGCGTCGGCCGCCGCGAGCTGCGCCGCTACGGCACCGTCGAGGAGCACGTGGCCGCGCACGGGCTGGACGCCGGAAGCCTGCGGGAGCGGATCACCGGATTCCTCGGTGGGCGGGCGGCGGCACGGGGCTGA
- a CDS encoding MmcQ/YjbR family DNA-binding protein, producing the protein MPYAEDARRIALSLPDTTEKTAWSMPTFRVAGKMFATLPENETSLAVRCPREERDELVLAEPDKFWIAAHEAQFAWVRARLAALEDEDELRDILADSWRQAAPPRLLEAHPGLGLSGR; encoded by the coding sequence ATGCCGTACGCCGAAGACGCACGCCGTATCGCCCTGTCCCTGCCGGACACCACGGAGAAGACCGCCTGGAGCATGCCCACCTTCCGGGTGGCCGGGAAGATGTTCGCCACGCTCCCGGAGAACGAGACGTCCCTCGCCGTGCGCTGCCCCAGGGAGGAGCGTGACGAACTGGTGCTGGCCGAGCCGGACAAGTTCTGGATCGCCGCCCACGAGGCCCAGTTCGCCTGGGTGAGGGCCCGGCTCGCCGCACTGGAGGACGAGGACGAACTGCGTGACATCCTCGCCGACTCCTGGCGCCAGGCGGCCCCGCCCCGGCTGCTGGAGGCCCACCCCGGGCTGGGGCTGTCCGGCCGCTGA
- a CDS encoding LysR family transcriptional regulator, with protein sequence MIEARRLHILRAVADHRTVTAAAAALYLTPSAVSQQLTALEQETGHRLVERGARGVRLTPAGEILLSHTNAVLAQLERAEAELAAYGSGEAGTVTVAAFATGIAQVVAPAVARLAGSAPGIRMRVQDAEGDESLPMVLDRQVDVAVAVEYRGAPPADDPRLTHVPLYAEPFDVVVPVGHRLADAGEVPLAELAKDPWIGPFPGNPCHDVAVLACESAGYQPRFEHSSDDFRAVVALASAGAGVALVPRSALRGMDLTAVVVRPVDGVVPTRRVFAAVRRGAEGHPLIRPVLRALGEVAQE encoded by the coding sequence ATGATCGAGGCGCGGCGGCTCCACATCCTCCGTGCGGTGGCCGACCACCGCACGGTCACGGCGGCGGCCGCCGCGCTGTACCTCACCCCGTCGGCCGTCTCGCAGCAGCTGACGGCCCTGGAGCAGGAGACCGGCCACCGGCTGGTCGAGCGCGGCGCCCGGGGCGTACGGCTCACCCCGGCGGGCGAGATCCTGCTCAGCCACACCAACGCGGTCCTCGCCCAGCTGGAGCGGGCCGAGGCGGAACTGGCGGCCTACGGTTCGGGGGAGGCCGGCACGGTCACCGTGGCGGCGTTCGCGACCGGCATCGCCCAGGTCGTGGCGCCCGCCGTGGCCCGTCTCGCCGGATCCGCGCCCGGCATCCGCATGCGCGTGCAGGACGCCGAGGGGGACGAAAGCCTGCCCATGGTCCTGGACCGGCAGGTGGACGTGGCCGTCGCGGTGGAGTACCGGGGAGCGCCGCCCGCCGACGACCCCCGCCTCACCCACGTCCCGCTGTACGCCGAGCCGTTCGACGTGGTGGTCCCGGTCGGCCACCGCCTCGCGGACGCCGGCGAGGTGCCCCTCGCCGAGCTGGCCAAGGACCCGTGGATCGGCCCCTTCCCGGGCAACCCGTGCCACGACGTGGCCGTCCTGGCCTGTGAGAGCGCGGGGTACCAGCCGCGCTTCGAGCACTCCTCCGACGACTTCCGCGCTGTCGTCGCCCTCGCCTCGGCCGGCGCCGGCGTCGCCCTCGTCCCCCGCTCCGCCCTGCGCGGCATGGACCTCACCGCCGTCGTCGTCCGCCCGGTCGACGGCGTCGTCCCCACCCGCCGGGTCTTCGCGGCCGTGCGGCGGGGAGCCGAGGGGCACCCGCTGATCCGGCCGGTGCTGCGGGCGCTGGGCGAGGTGGCGCAGGAGTGA
- a CDS encoding glycine C-acetyltransferase, whose amino-acid sequence MFDTVRDDLRATLDEIRAAGLHKPERVIGTPQSATVGVTAGGRPGEVLNFCANNYLGLADHPEVIAAAHQALDRWGYGMASVRFICGTQEVHKELEARLSAFLGQEDTILYSSCFDANGGVFETLLGEQDAVISDALNHASIIDGIRLSKARRLRYANRDLADLEARLKEAGDARRRLIVTDGVFSMDGYVAPLREICDLADRYDAMVMVDDSHAVGFVGPTGRGTPELHGVMDRVDIVTGTLGKALGGASGGYVAARAEIVALLRQRSRPYLFSNTLAPVIAAASLKVLDLLESADDLRVRLAENTALFRRRMTEEGFDILPGDHAIAPVMIGDAAEAARMAELLLERGVYVIGFSYPVVPQGRARIRVQLSAAHSADDVDRAVAAFVAARAELAT is encoded by the coding sequence GTGTTCGACACCGTACGCGACGACCTGCGCGCCACCCTCGACGAGATCCGCGCCGCCGGCCTGCACAAGCCCGAGCGGGTCATCGGCACCCCGCAGTCCGCGACCGTCGGCGTCACCGCCGGCGGCCGCCCCGGCGAGGTCCTCAACTTCTGCGCCAACAACTACCTCGGCCTCGCCGACCACCCCGAGGTGATCGCCGCCGCCCACCAGGCCCTGGACCGCTGGGGCTACGGCATGGCCTCCGTGCGCTTCATCTGCGGCACCCAGGAGGTGCACAAGGAGCTGGAGGCGCGGCTGTCGGCCTTCCTCGGCCAGGAGGACACGATCCTGTACTCCTCCTGCTTCGACGCCAACGGCGGCGTCTTCGAGACCCTGCTCGGTGAACAGGACGCGGTGATCTCCGACGCCCTCAACCACGCCTCCATCATCGACGGCATCCGCCTGTCCAAGGCCCGCCGCCTCCGCTACGCCAACCGCGACCTCGCGGACCTGGAGGCCAGGCTGAAGGAGGCCGGGGACGCGCGCCGCCGGCTGATCGTCACCGACGGCGTCTTCTCCATGGACGGCTACGTGGCGCCCCTGCGCGAGATCTGCGACCTGGCCGACCGCTACGACGCGATGGTCATGGTGGACGACTCCCACGCCGTCGGCTTCGTCGGCCCGACCGGCCGCGGCACCCCCGAGCTGCACGGCGTCATGGACCGCGTCGACATCGTCACCGGCACCCTCGGCAAGGCCCTCGGCGGCGCGTCCGGCGGCTATGTCGCCGCCCGCGCGGAGATCGTCGCCCTGCTGCGCCAGCGCTCCCGCCCGTACCTGTTCTCCAACACCCTCGCCCCGGTGATCGCCGCCGCCTCCCTGAAGGTCCTGGACCTGCTGGAGTCGGCCGACGACCTGCGCGTCCGGCTCGCCGAGAACACCGCCCTGTTCCGCCGCCGGATGACCGAGGAGGGCTTCGACATCCTCCCCGGCGACCACGCCATCGCCCCCGTCATGATCGGCGACGCCGCCGAGGCGGCCCGGATGGCGGAGCTGCTGCTGGAGCGGGGCGTGTACGTGATCGGCTTCTCCTACCCGGTCGTCCCGCAGGGCCGGGCCCGCATCCGCGTCCAGCTGTCCGCCGCGCACTCCGCGGACGACGTCGACCGTGCCGTGGCCGCCTTCGTCGCGGCCCGCGCGGAACTGGCGACCTGA
- the tdh gene encoding L-threonine 3-dehydrogenase produces MKALVKEKAEPGLRLADVPEPAVGPADVLIKVMRTGICGTDLHIRAWDGWAQQAIRTPLVLGHEFVGQVVEVGPDVADIRVGDRVSGEGHLVCGKCRNCLAGRRHLCRATVGLGVGRDGAFAEYVALPASNVWVHRVPVDLDVAAIFDPFGNAVHTALSFPLVGEDVLITGAGPIGLMAAAVARHAGARNVVITDVSEERLELARKIGVSLALNVSRSAIADGQQALGLREGFDIGLEMSGRPEALRDMITNMTHGGRIAVLGLPSQEFPVDWARIVTSMITLKGIYGREMFETWYAMSVLLEGGLDLAPVITGRYGYQDFEAAFADAASGTGGKIILDWTV; encoded by the coding sequence TTGAAGGCGCTGGTCAAGGAGAAGGCGGAGCCCGGCCTCCGGCTCGCGGACGTCCCGGAGCCCGCCGTCGGGCCCGCAGACGTACTGATCAAGGTCATGCGGACCGGCATCTGCGGCACCGACCTGCACATCCGGGCCTGGGACGGCTGGGCCCAGCAGGCGATCCGCACGCCGCTCGTGCTCGGGCACGAGTTCGTCGGGCAGGTCGTGGAGGTCGGGCCCGACGTCGCCGACATCCGGGTCGGCGACCGGGTCAGCGGCGAGGGGCACCTGGTGTGCGGCAAGTGCCGCAACTGCCTGGCCGGGCGGCGCCACCTGTGCCGGGCCACCGTCGGCCTCGGCGTGGGCCGGGACGGCGCGTTCGCCGAGTACGTCGCGCTGCCCGCGTCCAACGTCTGGGTGCACCGCGTGCCCGTCGACCTCGACGTCGCGGCGATCTTCGACCCGTTCGGCAACGCCGTGCACACCGCACTGTCCTTCCCGCTGGTCGGCGAGGACGTGCTGATCACCGGCGCCGGTCCGATCGGGCTGATGGCCGCCGCCGTGGCCCGCCACGCCGGCGCCCGCAACGTCGTCATCACCGACGTCAGCGAGGAGCGCCTGGAGCTGGCCCGCAAGATCGGCGTGAGCCTCGCCCTGAACGTCTCCCGCTCCGCCATCGCCGACGGCCAGCAGGCGCTGGGGCTGCGCGAGGGCTTCGACATCGGCCTGGAGATGTCCGGCCGTCCCGAGGCCCTGCGCGACATGATCACCAACATGACGCACGGCGGCCGGATCGCCGTGCTCGGGCTGCCCTCCCAGGAGTTCCCGGTCGACTGGGCCCGGATCGTCACCTCGATGATCACCCTCAAGGGGATCTACGGCCGGGAGATGTTCGAGACCTGGTACGCGATGTCCGTACTGCTGGAGGGCGGCCTGGACCTCGCCCCCGTGATCACCGGGCGGTACGGCTACCAGGACTTCGAGGCGGCCTTCGCCGACGCCGCGAGCGGCACCGGCGGCAAGATCATCCTCGACTGGACCGTGTGA
- a CDS encoding GAF domain-containing protein: protein MSYKPPRPVRGLLLTPEDREAPARTSRLRRLGLGQRPEPALDAFAGHLARLTGAPYATVNFIGEDRQFLAGLSTPVSTPVSAPVDTPVSAPWTRADDGGPEACRVLPRGHGFCPHVVVRRKALVLEDVRDYPRFAGNPVVDEYGIHAYLGAPLIDSFGMALGTVCAADTAPRAWGRTGLETIKALAADLAVRLERSATDGLPI from the coding sequence ATGAGTTACAAGCCGCCCCGGCCCGTCCGGGGGCTGCTGCTCACCCCCGAGGACAGGGAGGCCCCCGCCCGCACCTCCCGGCTGCGCCGGCTCGGCCTGGGACAGCGGCCCGAACCCGCCCTCGACGCCTTCGCCGGCCACCTCGCCCGGCTCACCGGCGCGCCGTACGCCACGGTCAACTTCATCGGCGAGGACCGTCAGTTCCTCGCCGGCCTGAGCACCCCCGTGAGCACTCCCGTAAGTGCTCCCGTGGACACCCCCGTGAGCGCGCCGTGGACGCGGGCGGACGACGGCGGACCCGAGGCCTGCCGCGTCCTGCCGCGCGGCCACGGCTTCTGCCCGCACGTGGTGGTGCGCCGCAAGGCACTGGTGCTGGAGGACGTCCGGGACTATCCGCGCTTCGCCGGCAACCCGGTCGTCGACGAGTACGGCATCCACGCCTACCTCGGCGCCCCGCTCATCGACAGCTTCGGCATGGCGCTCGGCACCGTGTGCGCGGCCGACACCGCTCCGCGGGCCTGGGGGAGGACGGGTCTGGAGACCATCAAGGCGCTGGCCGCCGACCTCGCCGTGCGCCTGGAGCGGTCCGCGACCGACGGGCTGCCGATCTGA
- a CDS encoding ATP/GTP-binding protein codes for MDYDDSSDPFPTAFKILVAGGFGVGKTTFVGAVSEIAPLSTEELLTTAGAATDNLDGIEDKVETTVAMDFGRITLDPEHVLYLFGTPGQERFWFMWDELSAGALGAVVLADTRRLQECFAAVDFFEERGLGFVIAVNEFDGAHRYDPEEIRAALDLGTETPVVRCDARISSSGVQTLLTLVRHLLAHAPAPAPSHGAHM; via the coding sequence ATGGACTACGACGACAGCTCTGACCCGTTCCCCACCGCGTTCAAGATCCTGGTGGCCGGCGGGTTCGGGGTCGGCAAGACGACGTTCGTGGGAGCGGTCAGCGAGATCGCCCCGCTGAGCACCGAGGAACTGCTCACCACGGCCGGCGCCGCCACGGACAACCTCGACGGCATCGAGGACAAGGTCGAGACGACGGTGGCCATGGACTTCGGCCGCATCACCCTCGACCCGGAGCACGTCCTGTACCTGTTCGGCACGCCGGGACAGGAGCGGTTCTGGTTCATGTGGGACGAGCTGTCCGCGGGCGCCCTCGGAGCGGTCGTCCTCGCCGACACCCGCCGTCTGCAGGAGTGCTTCGCCGCCGTCGACTTCTTCGAGGAGCGCGGACTCGGCTTCGTCATCGCCGTCAACGAGTTCGACGGCGCCCACCGCTACGACCCGGAGGAGATCCGCGCGGCCCTCGACCTCGGCACCGAGACCCCGGTCGTCCGCTGCGACGCCCGGATCTCCAGCTCCGGGGTGCAGACCCTGCTCACCCTCGTGCGCCACCTCCTCGCCCACGCCCCGGCGCCTGCGCCGAGCCATGGCGCCCACATGTAA
- a CDS encoding DUF742 domain-containing protein: protein MSAATAGDGPWLDGAAGRLVRPFTVSNGRTRPSVALDLMSQVMATGATPLGHLGPEHARALDLCRGPVPVAEVAAHLALPAVVTKVLLSDLVDCGVLTTRPPAFHHTPTDRSLLEAVLDGLRRQL, encoded by the coding sequence TTGAGCGCGGCCACAGCCGGCGACGGCCCCTGGCTGGACGGCGCGGCCGGCCGCCTGGTGCGCCCGTTCACCGTCAGCAACGGCCGCACCAGGCCCAGCGTCGCCCTGGACCTGATGTCCCAGGTGATGGCCACCGGGGCCACCCCGCTCGGCCACCTCGGCCCCGAGCACGCCCGGGCACTCGACCTGTGCCGCGGGCCGGTCCCGGTCGCCGAGGTCGCCGCGCACCTCGCACTGCCCGCCGTCGTCACCAAGGTGCTGCTCTCCGACCTCGTCGACTGCGGGGTGCTGACCACCAGGCCCCCCGCCTTCCACCACACACCCACTGACCGGTCTCTGCTGGAGGCAGTGCTCGATGGACTACGACGACAGCTCTGA
- a CDS encoding roadblock/LC7 domain-containing protein: MASDAPTAHASDLDWLLSGLVQRVPHTSSAVLLSCDGLVKSVHGLDPDSADHMAALASGLYSLGRSAGARFGDGGDVRQVVVELDSTLLFVTTAGSGTCLAVLAGREADAAVLGYEMAMLVKSVRPYLVTAPRQHAADPAAMRP, encoded by the coding sequence ATGGCGAGCGATGCGCCGACCGCCCACGCATCCGACCTCGACTGGCTGCTGAGCGGCCTCGTGCAGCGCGTACCACACACCTCCAGCGCGGTCCTCCTGTCCTGCGACGGACTGGTGAAGTCCGTGCACGGACTCGATCCCGACAGCGCCGACCACATGGCGGCCCTGGCCTCCGGCCTGTACTCGCTCGGCCGCAGCGCGGGCGCCCGCTTCGGCGACGGCGGGGACGTCCGCCAGGTCGTCGTGGAACTCGACTCGACGCTGCTGTTCGTCACCACCGCCGGCTCCGGCACCTGCCTCGCCGTCCTCGCCGGCCGCGAGGCCGACGCCGCCGTCCTCGGCTACGAGATGGCCATGCTGGTCAAGAGCGTCCGCCCCTACCTGGTGACCGCACCCCGGCAGCACGCCGCCGACCCCGCGGCGATGAGGCCTTGA